In Dehalococcoidia bacterium, the genomic window ACTTCAGCGGAGGACCGATTTCAAGTGATGAATCTCCGGATACGGTTTGTACCACAATGTCCTGCGCATTTTTTTACAAAGTTGACCGGGCTTTCTATAGTCAGATAGAATTTTCCGACTTCAGCACGGTGATTTCAGATTAACATTAAGTCGTATACTCGCTGTTTATCGCTACATATTCCGCCGTCAGGTCGCACCCCCACGCCGTAGCTGAGTGCTTCCCCCCGTTGAGCGCCACGCGCACCTTGACCTCATCCTTGCCCATAGCCGCACTCACTGTCTTTTTATTGAACGGCACGGGCTCGCCGGCAGACATGAGTTGCATGTTGGCCAAGTAGAGGTCGACTTTTTTAGGGTTGAACCCGGCCCCGCTCCTCCCCAGCGCCGCGATGATGCGCCCCCAGTTCGGATCGCAGCCGTGAACGGCGGACTTAACGAGAGGTGAGCCGACGATGGTGCGCGCGGCGATTCGTGCATCGGCCAACGACTTAGCGCCATCGACCGTTACCTCGATAAGGCGAGTCGCTCCCTCGCCGTCGGTGGCGATGCTGCGCGCCAGGTAAATACAAACTTTCGACAGTGCTTCAGCGAACGCCTTCTCCGCCTTAGTCCCGGCCTTGACCGCGCCACCGGCGCCGTTGGCCAGGATCAGCGCCGTATCGTTGGTGCTGGTATCGCCATCGACCGTAATCATGTTGAGGGAAGCGTCGACCGCTTCTCCTAAAAAGCTATCCAGCAAGCGAGCGTCGATCTTGGCATCTGTCGTTAAAAATGACAGCATGGTGGCCATGTCCGGATGTATCATGCCCGCGCCCTTGGCAATTCCGGCGACGGTGAAACCGTATTCCTCGCAGGCAACGGCGATCTCCTTGGGACGTGTATCCGTGGTCATGATGGCGTGAGCCAACTCGTGCCCGCCCTTCGCGGACAGCTTCATCTGCATAGCGCCCGCCTCGATCTTATCGACGGGTAGCTTAACACCGATGACGCCGGTGCTGGCCACCAGCACGGAGTCGTCCGGGATATCGAGCTTCATCGCCGCGGCCTGCGCCATAGCTCTGGCATCCTTCATGCCCTGCGCCCCGGTGCATGCGTTGGCGCAGCCGGCGTTGACGATGACCGCCTGAGCTTTACCCGACGCGACGCGATCCTGGCACCATTGGACGGGAGCAGCTTTAATTCGATTCTTTGTAAAACGCCCGGCGACGGCGCATGGCCTCTCGGAATACAAAATGCCGAGGTCCAGCCTGCCTTCGTATTTTATCCCGGCAGCGGCCGCCCCGGCCAGGAACCCCTGCGGCGAGGTTATCGTACCGTTACGTATGATTTTCACAAGCGCAATATTATCATAGGAAGGATTGCGGCGCAATAAGAGGAAGCGTTTAGTGAATAGACAATGGTGAGTAGTTTGTAGTCTGTCATCCTGAGGTAGCGCCGAAGGATCTCGTCGAGATTCTTCACTTCGTTCAGAATGACATTGAAGAAAAAGAGGTGGAGGAGAAGATTTCTCCTTCCATGGTTGACTAACTTATCATAAGAATTACCCATCGTGTCAGGGCTTGCGCTAAGTGGTATAATATCGCAATATACTTTGGAAGGTGAAGTCATGAAGATCGTAAATTGTATCTTGGCACTATTCCTCGCGATGTTATTAATACCCGTCATCGCGTGCGACAGCGAGGATGCGGAGCCCACCCCTACAGCAACGGTAGCCCCCACCCCTACGCCTGTGCCGGACCTGCCAGACCTGACCATTACCGGCATCTCATTCGATCCGGCGGTAGGCTGCGAGGGCGCACCGGTGGAGGTAGCGGTTACGATTCAGAACCAGGGAACACAGCTCTCCCCGGCCTGCTACTGGTCATGGCAGTTGT contains:
- the argJ gene encoding bifunctional glutamate N-acetyltransferase/amino-acid acetyltransferase ArgJ, producing MKIIRNGTITSPQGFLAGAAAAGIKYEGRLDLGILYSERPCAVAGRFTKNRIKAAPVQWCQDRVASGKAQAVIVNAGCANACTGAQGMKDARAMAQAAAMKLDIPDDSVLVASTGVIGVKLPVDKIEAGAMQMKLSAKGGHELAHAIMTTDTRPKEIAVACEEYGFTVAGIAKGAGMIHPDMATMLSFLTTDAKIDARLLDSFLGEAVDASLNMITVDGDTSTNDTALILANGAGGAVKAGTKAEKAFAEALSKVCIYLARSIATDGEGATRLIEVTVDGAKSLADARIAARTIVGSPLVKSAVHGCDPNWGRIIAALGRSGAGFNPKKVDLYLANMQLMSAGEPVPFNKKTVSAAMGKDEVKVRVALNGGKHSATAWGCDLTAEYVAINSEYTT